The Thermodesulfovibrionales bacterium DNA window CCGATGAAGAGAAGGAACTGAAAACCCAACGCAAAAGGGAAATGCTTCTTGAAAAGAGACGAGTGTAATGTCTTGATCGATACGAGCGCCTGGGTGGAATTCTTTCGGGGAACCCCCAGGACCGCTGATACCGTCGCGAAGCTCATCGAAACGGGGCGGGCGTGTATCTGCGGGGTCATTTGGTACGAGCTTGTCCAGGGTGCGAAATCTGATGAAGAGGCATCGCACCTATCAGACAGGTTATCAGCACTCCAGTACAGAGACATAACTGCTCAGGCATGG harbors:
- a CDS encoding PIN domain-containing protein; protein product: MKRDECNVLIDTSAWVEFFRGTPRTADTVAKLIETGRACICGVIWYELVQGAKSDEEASHLSDRLSALQYRDITAQAWVRAGRISAGLRRKGVTLPMSDLVIGAAALEHSLEVLTLDDHFASIPGLRRYH